In one Borrelia sp. P9F1 genomic region, the following are encoded:
- a CDS encoding type ISP restriction/modification enzyme: MNIMDIKYLKYFEEYVVNIKKVSLKEKTEYTDRLYLQSLLNNISCSPVLEIQHEPQRDKGGLGAPDFIVRSGGNITGYIEVKKIEHNLNNILESDQIKKYKQLSNNIEFIWIRNKNVCGREILLSRPDIENTKSKVDNNKASKVLSIIRSFFEQPIEKIVSIEKLAGLLAERTRVLKDLIELNLDFNLKLKNQNTLISTYNLLNESIYNGALSVDEFSDSIAQTITYGFFLAKLNSRNYTRIDFYNIGYLIPSNFGLIQDILRLIYDIAINKEYIDIRWILEELINIINNIESEVLFKQFSFLRNEALKDRGEKDPYLYFYEDFLIKYDRELRKSKGVYYTPHPIVNFIVNSLNNVLKSDFNLRNGFANREEVTVLDFATGTGTFLLEVAKCILREVPPQSGKQEQYIKDHIFQNIYGFEYLMAPYAVAHLKLSQYLKEVHNFEPERIKSEGLRLKIFLTNTLDLTESAIQENFKAFLPAISEENKLANEIKDKPILVILGNPPYNAGSRNNNDHILGLMRDYKKDLGERTITALNDDYVKFIRFAEHNIEKSNKGLLGIVINNGFLDNITFRVMRLHLLKTFDEIYIINLHGNSRKREKASDGSADENVFDIQTGVAISIFIKYQDITKKNDFARVYYKSVRGARLQKYEFLNKNNVFSIRFEELDTKTPYYFFVKKSYDNEIVYNKGISLKEIFNKFNVGITTSKDRITIDFTQKELLARLNELACLSEQDARSKYNLTKDSIDWNLPEVQKSLKSINIDVAYVKKIAYRPFDNRYIYYTARKGIISRPRYEIMKHMLNIDHNIGILSTRSLSSNNFKYSFVLSNIVERGLLSSGTTYLFPLFLTEEQKSLKCEEKEQNLSKRLIKENFKTDFRNYIDAKYYKGFGAQEILGYVYAILNSDLYRTKFIEFLKIDFPKIIFVDNCVTFEKISHLGRKLVNLHLLREHDELDKDVGIHTSSDRSENTTVGKIDYCRETKELSYSNNNKFINVPDRVYVIYYWQLSSTKELP; this comes from the coding sequence ATGAATATTATGGATATCAAATATTTAAAATATTTCGAAGAATACGTGGTAAACATAAAGAAGGTTAGTTTAAAAGAAAAAACAGAGTATACAGATCGATTATACTTGCAAAGTTTACTTAATAACATTAGTTGCAGTCCTGTTCTTGAAATTCAGCACGAACCACAAAGAGATAAAGGGGGCTTGGGAGCGCCAGATTTCATCGTTAGAAGTGGGGGGAATATAACGGGTTATATTGAAGTTAAGAAAATTGAGCACAATTTAAATAATATTCTAGAAAGCGACCAAATCAAGAAGTACAAACAACTTTCAAATAATATTGAATTTATTTGGATAAGAAACAAAAATGTCTGTGGGAGAGAAATTCTTTTAAGTAGGCCTGATATAGAAAATACAAAATCAAAAGTTGATAACAACAAGGCAAGTAAGGTATTAAGCATCATAAGGAGCTTTTTTGAACAGCCAATTGAAAAGATAGTAAGTATTGAAAAATTGGCTGGTTTGCTTGCAGAGAGGACAAGAGTTTTAAAGGATTTAATTGAGCTAAATCTGGATTTTAATTTAAAATTAAAAAATCAAAATACTTTAATATCAACATATAACCTTCTTAATGAAAGCATATATAATGGAGCACTCAGTGTTGATGAGTTTTCAGATTCAATTGCTCAAACCATTACGTATGGGTTTTTCCTTGCAAAGCTTAATAGTAGAAATTACACAAGAATAGATTTTTATAATATAGGATATTTAATACCCAGTAATTTTGGACTCATTCAAGATATACTGCGCTTGATATACGACATTGCGATTAATAAAGAATACATTGATATAAGATGGATCTTGGAAGAATTAATCAATATTATCAATAATATTGAGTCAGAAGTACTTTTTAAACAGTTTTCCTTCCTTAGAAATGAGGCTTTAAAGGATAGAGGAGAAAAGGATCCATATCTCTATTTTTATGAAGATTTTTTAATTAAATATGATAGGGAGTTAAGAAAAAGCAAAGGTGTTTATTATACACCCCATCCTATTGTTAATTTTATCGTTAATAGCTTAAATAATGTTTTGAAGTCCGATTTTAACTTAAGAAATGGGTTTGCAAATAGAGAAGAAGTAACGGTGCTAGATTTTGCTACTGGTACCGGTACTTTTTTGCTTGAGGTTGCCAAATGCATACTAAGAGAGGTTCCTCCCCAAAGTGGCAAACAAGAGCAGTACATTAAAGATCATATATTTCAGAACATATACGGATTTGAATATTTAATGGCTCCATATGCGGTTGCCCATTTGAAACTGTCTCAGTATTTAAAGGAAGTCCACAATTTTGAACCTGAAAGAATTAAAAGTGAAGGATTAAGGTTAAAAATCTTCTTGACTAATACTCTTGATTTAACAGAATCAGCAATTCAGGAAAATTTTAAAGCATTTTTACCTGCAATTAGTGAAGAAAATAAATTAGCTAATGAGATTAAAGACAAACCAATTTTAGTAATTCTTGGGAATCCGCCCTATAATGCTGGATCGAGAAATAATAACGACCATATTTTGGGATTAATGAGAGACTATAAAAAAGACTTAGGCGAGCGAACAATAACCGCATTGAACGATGACTATGTAAAATTTATTAGATTTGCAGAGCATAATATCGAAAAGTCTAACAAAGGTTTATTAGGGATTGTCATCAATAATGGATTCTTAGACAATATTACTTTCAGAGTGATGAGATTGCATTTGCTTAAAACTTTTGATGAGATTTACATTATCAATTTGCATGGTAACTCAAGAAAGAGGGAAAAGGCGAGCGATGGGAGTGCCGATGAGAATGTATTTGATATTCAAACGGGTGTTGCAATCAGTATTTTTATCAAGTACCAGGATATAACCAAAAAGAATGATTTTGCTAGAGTTTATTACAAAAGTGTTAGAGGAGCCAGACTGCAGAAATATGAATTTTTGAATAAAAATAATGTATTTAGTATCAGGTTTGAAGAACTTGATACTAAAACACCCTATTACTTTTTTGTCAAAAAGAGTTATGATAATGAGATTGTTTATAATAAAGGGATCTCTTTAAAAGAAATTTTCAATAAGTTCAATGTGGGAATAACAACTTCTAAAGATAGGATAACAATTGATTTCACACAAAAAGAACTTCTAGCTAGACTGAACGAGCTTGCTTGTCTTAGTGAGCAGGATGCAAGGAGTAAATACAACCTAACTAAAGATTCCATAGATTGGAACTTACCAGAGGTACAAAAATCTTTAAAATCCATAAATATTGATGTAGCGTATGTTAAAAAAATAGCTTACAGACCTTTTGATAATAGATATATTTATTACACCGCACGCAAGGGTATTATCTCTAGGCCTAGATATGAAATAATGAAGCACATGTTAAATATTGATCATAATATAGGGATATTATCCACTAGAAGTTTATCAAGTAATAATTTTAAATATTCTTTTGTTTTATCTAATATTGTAGAAAGGGGTTTGCTTTCAAGCGGAACAACTTATTTATTCCCTCTGTTTCTTACAGAAGAACAAAAATCTTTAAAATGCGAAGAAAAAGAACAAAACCTTTCAAAACGTTTAATAAAGGAAAATTTTAAAACGGATTTTAGAAATTATATTGATGCTAAGTATTACAAAGGTTTTGGTGCCCAAGAAATATTAGGATACGTTTATGCCATTCTTAACTCTGATTTATACCGAACAAAATTTATCGAGTTTTTAAAAATTGACTTTCCTAAAATTATTTTCGTAGATAATTGCGTGACATTTGAAAAAATTAGTCATTTGGGCAGAAAGCTTGTTAACCTACATTTACTAAGAGAACACGACGAATTAGATAAAGATGTTGGAATTCATACTTCAAGTGATCGTAGTGAAAATACAACTGTGGGAAAGATAGATTACTGTAGGGAAACCAAGGAGCTTTCCTACAGTAATAATAATAAATTTATAAACGTGCCAGACAGGGTTTATGTAATTTACTATTGGCAGCTATCAAGTACTAAAGAATTACCTTAA
- a CDS encoding phospho-sugar glycosidase domain-containing protein has translation MGTSIALKNTPNNGLVNVVGRIHEEELYLLDEIRAWEKFKIIEMNNN, from the coding sequence TTGGGAACTTCAATAGCCCTTAAGAACACTCCTAATAATGGACTTGTTAATGTGGTTGGCAGAATACACGAGGAGGAATTATATCTTCTTGATGAGATAAGAGCTTGGGAAAAATTTAAAATCATAGAAATGAATAATAATTAA
- a CDS encoding phospho-sugar glycosidase domain-containing protein, protein MVNRGDITPYRILSTMPRVYYKDINFTPHFPDEIKRGDILIDS, encoded by the coding sequence GTGGTTAATAGAGGAGATATTACTCCTTACAGGATTCTGTCAACCATGCCAAGGGTATATTACAAAGATATAAATTTCACCCCACACTTTCCCGATGAAATCAAACGAGGAGATATATTAATAGATTCTTGA
- a CDS encoding ThiF family adenylyltransferase — protein MTYSLSNLGLGFVTFVDEDKIEESNLNRQFLFSYNDIGSNKVYVIEKKQDH, from the coding sequence ATGACTTATTCTCTTTCTAATTTAGGACTAGGATTTGTAACCTTTGTAGATGAAGACAAAATAGAGGAATCCAATTTAAATAGACAGTTTTTATTTAGTTACAATGATATAGGCTCTAATAAAGTATATGTAATTGAGAAAAAACAAGATCATTAA
- a CDS encoding MFS transporter, which produces MLAIIIFEFPSGIISDIFDRKIVYLMSIFLPMVSYFIIFKASSFVVLCIAWFIYGMSSAVSTGTIDISFNYIYQNNLKKLKSFISSRKIILSIGAILGGYIGSILFLRIDVKIYVISLFLYLASSFVTILFISSDKNTDYQYNKENTILYLVKFKKNIMGFLKSRVLLGLFILISAIQFFFQPFYLYWQVIFTDKNIPISIFGIIYILFRISDIIGAWIFKNIKHSKYNIYITLSVINMFCLV; this is translated from the coding sequence ATGCTTGCAATTATTATCTTTGAATTTCCCTCGGGTATAATTTCGGATATTTTTGATAGAAAAATCGTTTACTTAATGTCTATCTTTTTACCAATGGTTTCTTATTTTATTATTTTCAAAGCGTCTTCATTTGTTGTTCTTTGTATTGCATGGTTTATATACGGAATGTCATCTGCGGTGAGTACTGGTACAATTGATATTAGTTTTAATTATATATACCAAAATAACTTAAAAAAATTAAAGTCATTCATATCATCTAGAAAGATAATTTTAAGCATTGGTGCTATCTTAGGCGGATACATAGGTAGCATCTTGTTTTTACGCATTGACGTTAAAATATATGTTATTTCATTATTTTTATATTTAGCATCTTCCTTCGTTACAATTCTTTTCATATCAAGTGATAAAAATACAGATTATCAATACAATAAAGAAAATACCATACTGTATCTTGTAAAGTTCAAGAAAAATATAATGGGATTTTTAAAATCTAGAGTGCTCTTAGGGTTATTTATCTTAATTAGTGCTATTCAGTTCTTCTTTCAACCCTTTTATTTATACTGGCAGGTGATTTTTACTGATAAAAATATACCTATTAGTATATTCGGAATCATATATATATTATTCCGAATATCAGATATTATAGGAGCATGGATATTTAAAAATATTAAACATTCAAAATATAATATTTATATTACGCTTAGTGTTATCAATATGTTCTGTCTTGTCTAA
- a CDS encoding site-specific DNA-methyltransferase, whose translation MNLEKLEQYLKSFESVLDKNKVLLKSVIIDLVNEENEEFIEFLFQNEEIQKEFFKEIKGAVLFRARHFKAYLLEKNFLSDSYTEYKNKIGLSIDNSFLEDIAHKNIVINFPFKDCILEGGMSREEKSRKEVYLNEILASEDIHVLKEPKVITNVLRVEVENFIGNTDDVPSCQLAIIKSKTKEFRKNDNLLIKGNNLMALYSLLPKFRGKVKLIYIDPPYNTRNDRFAYNDNFNHSTWLVFMKNRLEVAKQLLREDGAIFVSIDDNEQAYLKVLMDEIFGRDNFIHNIVWEKKYSPANDSRWISATHDIIILYSKEKHCLKLNLLERTDKMNARYLNYDDDPRGEWKPGGFSVKTYTKSYDYPIETPSGKIVYPPKGSCWQTSKDRYIELLKDNRIYFGKKKESKPQIKQFLSEVKQGVVPKTIWLHNEVGHNQVSKVEIQNLFQDKVFSTPKPEALLKRIIEISTSPGDIVLDFFAGSGTTGAVAHKMDRRWILVEQMDYVKKITKVRLEKVLEGEQGGISKDLEYKGGGSFVYLELKAYNEVYRDKLLNVNTKEEIIRVVEEMKSNALLSWRRQFDKLDKIECLENPEYFKKVIIEEILDKNMYYVPVAEMEDATYNVSEEDKAITREFYGQKY comes from the coding sequence ATGAATCTGGAGAAGTTAGAACAATATTTGAAGAGTTTTGAAAGTGTTCTTGATAAGAATAAGGTTTTATTAAAATCAGTGATAATCGATCTTGTTAACGAAGAAAATGAAGAATTTATTGAATTTTTATTTCAAAATGAAGAAATACAAAAAGAATTTTTTAAGGAAATAAAGGGTGCTGTTTTATTTAGAGCAAGACATTTTAAGGCATACTTACTTGAAAAAAATTTTCTGTCAGATAGTTATACTGAATATAAAAATAAAATAGGTCTTTCTATTGATAATTCTTTTCTTGAGGACATTGCGCATAAAAATATAGTAATTAATTTTCCATTTAAAGATTGTATCCTTGAAGGTGGGATGAGCCGTGAAGAAAAATCAAGAAAAGAGGTCTATTTAAATGAAATCCTTGCTAGTGAGGACATTCATGTTTTAAAAGAACCCAAAGTCATTACCAATGTCTTAAGGGTTGAAGTAGAAAATTTTATAGGAAATACGGATGATGTTCCTAGTTGTCAGCTAGCTATAATTAAGAGTAAAACTAAGGAATTTAGAAAGAATGACAATTTATTGATTAAGGGTAACAATTTGATGGCACTTTATTCTTTGCTTCCAAAATTTAGAGGAAAGGTTAAGCTTATTTATATAGACCCTCCGTACAATACTAGAAATGATAGGTTTGCGTATAATGATAATTTTAATCATTCTACTTGGCTAGTATTTATGAAAAACAGATTAGAAGTAGCAAAGCAATTGCTAAGAGAAGACGGTGCAATTTTCGTTTCAATTGATGACAATGAACAAGCTTATCTTAAAGTATTAATGGATGAAATTTTTGGAAGAGATAATTTTATCCATAATATAGTTTGGGAAAAAAAATACTCTCCTGCTAACGATTCTAGATGGATTAGCGCTACTCACGATATCATAATTTTGTACTCTAAAGAAAAACATTGTTTAAAGCTAAATCTTTTAGAAAGAACTGATAAAATGAACGCAAGATATCTGAATTACGATGATGATCCTAGGGGGGAATGGAAACCAGGAGGTTTTTCGGTTAAAACATATACTAAATCTTATGACTATCCAATAGAAACCCCAAGTGGCAAAATTGTTTACCCACCAAAAGGATCTTGTTGGCAGACATCTAAAGATAGGTATATAGAATTATTAAAAGATAATAGAATATATTTTGGTAAAAAAAAGGAATCAAAGCCTCAAATTAAGCAATTTTTATCCGAAGTTAAACAAGGTGTAGTACCTAAAACAATATGGTTGCACAATGAAGTGGGACATAATCAAGTTTCTAAAGTTGAAATACAAAATCTGTTTCAGGATAAGGTTTTTTCTACTCCGAAACCAGAGGCTTTATTAAAGAGAATAATAGAAATTAGCACATCACCAGGAGATATAGTGTTGGATTTTTTTGCAGGAAGTGGAACAACTGGAGCGGTTGCTCACAAGATGGACAGGCGATGGATCTTAGTTGAACAAATGGATTATGTTAAAAAAATAACTAAGGTGAGACTAGAAAAAGTATTAGAGGGTGAGCAGGGAGGTATCTCAAAGGATTTAGAATATAAAGGAGGAGGATCGTTTGTCTATCTTGAGCTTAAAGCCTACAATGAAGTGTATAGAGACAAACTATTAAATGTCAATACAAAGGAAGAGATTATAAGAGTAGTAGAAGAAATGAAAAGTAATGCTCTCCTTAGTTGGCGCAGGCAGTTTGACAAGTTAGATAAAATCGAGTGCCTAGAAAATCCGGAATATTTCAAAAAGGTTATAATTGAGGAAATTTTGGATAAAAATATGTATTATGTCCCTGTTGCAGAAATGGAGGATGCTACGTACAACGTGAGTGAAGAAGACAAAGCTATTACTAGGGAGTTCTATGGACAAAAGTATTAA
- a CDS encoding DEAD/DEAH box helicase family protein, protein MDKSINTNLLQENLEKEFGTRNIINVKTPYFIKENLRHGLRGYQEDALKYFIAYDKDYVKDKNLRFHVLFNMATGSGKTLMMATLILYLYEKGYRNFLFFVNSSGVIEKTKCNFLNLSSNKYLFKDKIEIKGKQVEIRNVLNFQSCYDTDAINLCITTIQKLHSDIIIEKENKITMLDFKDTPIVLIADEAHHFNTETKSMQKNMDFGNIKPNWENTVMNIFNVNDNNILLEFTATIDLKNSYIKNKYLDKIIFQYDLKKFREDKYSKEIKILKCSLSNKELILQAILVSQYKQDIAIREGKIGPFKPVILFKSQNIEKSNENNRLFNEIVDKLSFKDIEDLRLKTVDDEDNIIKNMYIYFKNSYLSLDDLIDKLKSNFRQERTLNMNNDLNKDIDKLTSKEKAAVLDHSHKLNSLEENEIRAIFVVNKLDEGWDVLNLFDIVRLYETRVGTDRINHSTVSEAQLIGRGARYYPFEFDEYDKYKRKFDDEVEDNELKLLETLHYHSFYDSKFINDLKRELKDQGLIEDEKVYNIPFHLKKDLNIKPYIYTNKRMKRISEDYIKMTEGSKGKIEYFEYKIKSGIVEEELLYSEDDPNALDSSCSLLLSKIDVNIIRNAFLSKGISFDKVKKYYNLSSMKEFIKDYLGNFYIRFIQKKKTKPDIRNKDILDAISDKIIPFVFKLLNENEKLSYCGSTEWKSDPFKNFFGNPKVLKRSKKSEYDSAKEMEEYLKDKSWFVQNTIDATSYEKKFIEDFSNDICPELKTKFNTEKIFLIRNELQVPIYDYREGRKFYPDFLLLISGQLTHQIFIEIKGELFKEKDEWKEKFLIAIKDGITKVDKLDCNIGNEHDIRGLQFIDDNTSPEEILTWIHEVNQ, encoded by the coding sequence ATGGACAAAAGTATTAACACAAACTTACTTCAAGAAAATCTTGAGAAAGAATTTGGTACTAGAAATATTATCAATGTAAAGACTCCTTATTTTATTAAAGAGAATTTAAGGCATGGTTTAAGAGGATATCAGGAAGATGCATTAAAATATTTTATTGCCTATGATAAGGATTATGTTAAAGATAAAAACTTAAGGTTTCATGTGCTTTTTAATATGGCAACGGGAAGTGGTAAGACTTTAATGATGGCTACTTTAATTCTTTATCTTTACGAGAAAGGGTACAGGAATTTTTTATTTTTTGTAAATTCATCCGGCGTTATTGAGAAAACTAAGTGTAATTTTTTGAATCTAAGTTCCAATAAATATTTATTTAAAGACAAAATTGAAATAAAAGGAAAACAAGTTGAGATAAGAAATGTATTAAATTTTCAGAGTTGTTACGACACAGATGCAATTAACTTATGTATTACTACTATCCAAAAACTCCACTCTGACATAATTATTGAGAAGGAAAACAAGATTACCATGCTTGATTTTAAAGACACTCCTATTGTATTAATAGCAGATGAGGCTCATCATTTTAATACAGAAACAAAGTCTATGCAAAAAAATATGGATTTTGGAAACATAAAACCTAACTGGGAAAATACAGTTATGAATATTTTTAATGTTAATGATAACAATATTCTACTTGAATTTACGGCGACCATTGACCTTAAGAATTCTTACATCAAAAATAAGTATTTGGATAAAATTATATTTCAGTACGATCTTAAGAAATTTAGGGAAGATAAATATTCGAAGGAAATAAAGATTCTAAAGTGTTCTTTATCAAATAAAGAATTAATATTACAAGCTATTTTAGTTAGTCAGTATAAACAAGATATTGCTATAAGAGAGGGTAAGATAGGCCCTTTTAAACCCGTAATACTTTTTAAATCTCAAAATATTGAAAAATCCAATGAAAATAATAGGCTTTTTAATGAAATTGTTGACAAGCTTTCTTTTAAAGACATCGAAGATTTAAGGTTAAAGACAGTAGATGATGAAGATAACATAATAAAAAATATGTATATTTATTTTAAAAACAGCTATCTATCTTTAGATGATTTAATTGATAAACTTAAAAGTAATTTTCGACAAGAAAGAACTTTAAATATGAATAATGACTTAAACAAAGATATTGATAAGTTAACGAGTAAGGAAAAAGCAGCTGTTTTAGATCACAGCCATAAGTTAAATTCTTTAGAAGAAAATGAAATAAGAGCTATTTTTGTCGTAAATAAGCTTGATGAAGGTTGGGATGTCTTAAACCTTTTTGATATAGTAAGACTTTATGAAACTAGAGTGGGTACCGATAGAATTAATCATAGTACTGTATCAGAAGCACAACTTATCGGGAGGGGAGCTAGGTATTATCCTTTTGAATTTGATGAATATGATAAATACAAGAGAAAATTTGACGATGAGGTGGAAGATAATGAGCTTAAGTTGCTTGAGACTCTACACTATCACAGTTTTTATGATTCTAAATTTATTAATGATTTAAAACGAGAATTAAAGGATCAAGGCCTTATAGAAGACGAAAAAGTTTATAATATCCCTTTCCATCTTAAAAAAGATTTAAATATTAAACCTTATATCTATACTAACAAGAGAATGAAAAGAATTTCAGAAGATTATATTAAAATGACGGAGGGGTCAAAAGGCAAGATTGAATACTTTGAATACAAGATTAAGAGTGGGATCGTTGAAGAGGAATTGCTTTATTCAGAAGATGACCCCAATGCATTAGATAGTAGCTGTTCTTTATTATTGTCTAAAATAGATGTAAATATCATAAGAAATGCTTTCTTATCGAAAGGCATTTCTTTTGATAAGGTAAAAAAATATTATAACTTATCCTCTATGAAAGAATTTATAAAAGATTATTTGGGTAATTTCTATATTAGGTTTATTCAAAAAAAGAAAACAAAGCCAGATATAAGAAATAAAGATATATTAGATGCCATTAGTGATAAGATCATTCCTTTCGTTTTCAAACTGCTGAATGAAAATGAAAAGCTGTCTTATTGTGGTTCCACAGAATGGAAGAGTGACCCTTTTAAAAATTTCTTTGGTAACCCTAAGGTCTTAAAGAGATCAAAAAAAAGTGAGTACGATAGTGCTAAGGAAATGGAGGAGTATTTAAAGGACAAGTCATGGTTTGTTCAAAATACAATAGATGCTACAAGTTATGAAAAAAAGTTTATAGAAGATTTTTCTAATGATATATGTCCTGAACTTAAAACAAAATTTAATACAGAAAAGATATTTTTAATTAGAAATGAATTGCAAGTTCCCATTTATGACTACAGAGAAGGAAGAAAGTTTTATCCTGATTTTTTGCTCTTAATATCTGGACAGCTAACTCATCAAATATTTATTGAAATAAAAGGCGAGCTTTTTAAGGAAAAAGATGAATGGAAAGAAAAATTTTTAATAGCAATAAAAGATGGAATAACCAAGGTAGATAAACTTGATTGCAATATAGGAAATGAACACGACATAAGAGGATTGCAATTTATAGACGATAACACCAGTCCAGAAGAAATTTTGACATGGATTCATGAGGTTAATCAATAA
- the bdr gene encoding Bdr family repetitive protein, with protein MNTVERVSDYDYVRQVFLDKGFPEEVIQYVLIRNANYNYENLRIRMSALEDQMVAIRNALEKVDGKIESVRRELVVEIKESRNELNGKIDKLDEKIESKIDKSIGAAIRPLYWIFGFISTFTVGVFVALLTILFKQ; from the coding sequence ATGAATACAGTAGAACGTGTTTCCGATTATGATTATGTAAGACAAGTATTTCTAGATAAGGGTTTTCCAGAAGAGGTTATTCAGTACGTATTAATACGCAATGCTAATTATAATTATGAGAATTTACGAATTAGGATGTCTGCTCTTGAAGATCAGATGGTTGCCATTAGGAATGCACTAGAGAAGGTTGATGGGAAAATAGAAAGTGTTAGAAGAGAGCTTGTTGTAGAGATAAAAGAAAGCAGAAATGAGCTTAATGGAAAAATAGATAAACTAGACGAGAAAATAGAAAGTAAGATTGATAAGTCGATAGGAGCAGCGATAAGACCGCTTTACTGGATATTTGGGTTTATATCCACATTTACTGTTGGTGTTTTCGTAGCATTGCTCACGATACTTTTCAAGCAGTAA